CATCAGATACTCGTACATCTGGGAATCGACCCGGCGACCATAGTTGAGGTCGAGCGAAAGAAATCGCGTGGCGTTTTTGATTTCGGCCATGCCAATGGCCTCAGGGCTCTCGGCGTGAAAGTACTCGCTGGATTCGCTTTGCACGAACAGGGCATCCGGCCGAACTTCCAGGATTTCGCGCATTGCAACGATATTTGCCTTGACGATGTACTTGAGCGCCGTCACGAATGCGCGATCGGTAGTCATTTGTTCGTTCCACCAGCCATACAAGGCCGAGAAGATCGCGCAAATCGACATCTCGTTAACGGGTGTGTAGAGCTGTACCCAAGGAAAACGCTCGGCAAAGGCTCGAGCATAGTCCGCGAACAGCGCAGGAAAGTCCGGGTTCTGGAAGTTGCCGATCCAGTCGGGCACACCAAAATGGCATAAGTCGACGATAACAACCATGTTTCGACGGCGCAGATCGCCGAGGGTCTCGTCGGCGAAAGCCCAGTCGTAGCGATTCGGCCCACGCCATGTCAGGTGCAGCGGTGGCCCGTAACGCAGGACGCGGATGCCGAGTTCCTGCACGAGGTCGAAATCTTTACGCCAATACTTGTAATGACCGCATTTCGCCATCTCGTCGACACGGATTTTCCCATCGCCGATGGTGGGAATGCTGTTCTCAATACCGGTCGCGAACATAAATCCCGTGTACAAACTGCTCTCCTCAAGCTGATCACAAGGCCAGCATACCGGAGCACGGAGGAACTCAACATTGCAAGCTGTCCATCCAGGAGCGTCGAGCGCAACAGTATGATCGCGACCGCTTTCGCCAGTCAGGTTGGTGATTTGCGAACGCAGCATCTCATTGGTCGCCCTGTCGGATATTCAAAACACACATATCAGGTAGTCAGGTATAGACGACGCACGTTCTTTCCCCTGTGACAGAATCGCATTTACAAACTGTCTGAGCTCGGGGTAACCCGGCTATAGGACGGGTAAACAGGAGACATACGATGCTGAGCAGTACAACGGACGCCAAGGCGATCGAACGCACGACGGTGCGGCGCTGGTATAAACAGTTATGGATTCAAGTGCTGGTCGCGATGGCGCTCGGCATCCTCACCGGCCACTTCTTCCCCGACCTGGGCACCAAGCTGCAGCCACTCGGCGATGGCTTCATCAAGCTGATCCGGATGTTGATTGCGCCGATCATCTTCTCCACCGTCGTTCTGGGCATCGCCAAGATGGACGACATGGCGCGCGTCGGGCGCGTGGCCATCAAAGGCTTGCTTTACTTCGAGGTCATGACCACGATCGCCCTCGTCATCGGCCTGGTCGTCGTCAACATCTGGCAACCGGGCGCCGGCATGCACGTCAACGCCTCCAACCTGGACACGCATTCGATCAAAGGCTATGTGGCGCAAGGCCATGAAGCCGGCATCATCCCCTTCCTGATGAACATCATCCCGACCACCATGGTCGGCTCGCTCGCGGAAGGCCAGATCCTGCAAGTGCTGTTGGTCTCGGTACTGCTCGGGTTTGCGCTGGTGCGCTTCGGCGCCGCCGGCAAGCCGGTGATCGACCTGCTCGAAGCGCTGTCGCAAGTCTTTTTCGGCATGGTCGCCATCGTCATGTGGGCGGCGCCACTTGGCGCGTTCGGGGCGATCGCCTTCACGGTGGGAAAATACGGCGCCGGCGCCCTGCTCTCGCTGGGCAACCTGCTGCTGTGCTTCTACGTCACCTGCCTGATCTTCATCTTCGCGGTGCTCGGTCCGATTTCGCGCCTGTGCGGCTTCAGCCTGTTCAAGCTGATGCGCTACCTGCGCGAGGAAATCCTGGTCTGCCTGGCCACCACTTCGTCCGAAAGCGTACTGCCGCGCATGCTGATCAAGATGGAGCAGCTCGGCTGCAAGTCCAGCGTGGTCGGCCTCATCATCCCCACCGGGTATTCGTTCAACCTGGACGGGACCTGTCTCTACCTGGCCAGCGTGACCGTATTCCTCGCGCAAGCGACCAATACCCCGCTCGACATCACCCAGCAGATCATCCTGCTCGGCGTGCTGCTGTTGACCTCCAAGGGTGCGGCCGGCGTGGCCGGTGCCGCCTTCGTCGTACTGGCCGCCACGCTGTCGACGGTCGGCACCATCCCGGTGGCAAGCGTGGCCCTGATCCTCGGCGTGCACCGCCTGCTGTCCGAGGGCCTGACGCCGACCAACCTGATCGGCAACGCCGTCGCCACCATCGTGATCTCGAAGTGGGAGAACGCGCTGGACAGCGACCAGATGCACCGCGTTCTCAACCGCGAATAAATGCCAACGGGCAGGGCTAGGCGCCCTGCTCTCTTCTGGCTACGGAGCACCAAGAGTCCGGGCCTTCATAATAATCAGGAGACACCATGAGCAGCCCTGTCCCTACGGCCGCAGGCCGCGCCTTTGCCTGCGCGCTAGGCGGTACCATCCTTTGCTGTGCTGCAGCCTCGGCACAGGCACAGACCAACGTCCAGGTCTACGGCCTGGTCGGCAGCTACTTCGGCAGTATCAAGCGCAGCGACAACGTCGACCGTACGACCGTCGTCGGCTCCGGCGGCCTGACGACTTCCTGGTGGGGCATTCGTGGCAGCGAGGACCTGGGCGACGGCACCAAGGCCATTTTCCAGCTGGAGCAGTTCTTCCAGCCCGACACCGGTGGCGCCGGCCGCAGTCCCACTGACCCGACCGGCTTCTCGCGTAGCGGCTGGGTCGGCCTGTCGGGCAGCTATGGCCAACTGACCATCGGACGCCATACCTCGCCGTATTACGTATCGATGCAAATGGTGAATCCGTTCGGCTCGTCGGTGGTGTTCTCGCCGCTGGTGGTGCAAAGCTACGTGGCGTCGTTCAGCAACACCGTGATCGGCGATACTGTGTGGAACAACGTCATCCAATATGTCGCGCCGACGGTCGGCGGGCTGAGCACGACCATCGTCTACGCACCCGGAGAGGTGGCCGGCAACAGCAGCGTCAACAATGCGGGCGTCCATCTGCGCTACGTACACGACAAGTTGACCGCCGTACTGTCGGCACAACGCGTACGCACCGCCGCGGTCGCTCCATCGACCGGACAGGAAGCCTATCTGGCAGGCATGGCCTACGATGCCGGCTGGGCCAAGCTGTACGCCTCGGCGCAGGCCACCGACAATGCCGTCACCAACATCCGGTCGCGCACCTGGCAGCTGGGCACTTCGGTGCCGGTCACGGCAGGCGGCTCGATCCTGGTCTCATGGGCCCATACCACGCAAGACAATCCGAAGGCCGTGGTGGGCACGCACGACACCGCCGGTCTGGGTTACGACTACTTCATGTCGCGCCGCACCGACGTGTACCTTACTTACCTGTACGACCATATCGAAGGCAAGGTCAAGGGCAACAGCTACGCGCTTGGCATCCGCCACACTTTCTAAGCCAAGCCCGGTTCAGGCCAGGTAAGCGTCGGCGCTCTGCTGGCGCGCCGCGTATTGGGTAAGGATCACGCTCTCCAGCATGGCCGTTGCCTTCGTCCCCAACCGCGACATCGGATGCTGGTTACTGGTGGCGAGTGCCATGCGCGCGGACAAAGCGGGATCGGTGATGCGCGTGCAGTGAAAGCGCCGCCGGCGCGCATCGGCCAGGATTGCGTTCAGTGGCAGTAGCGCATGGCCGTAGCCTTCATCGACCAGGTCGAGGATCGGGGGTACGGCATCGATCTCGAGCACGATGTTGAGATGAATGCTGTGTTCGGACGCGACCATTTCGACCAGCGTGCGGATCGCGTGCAGCCGGCCTGGAATGATGAGTGGGTATTGCGGCAGCTCGCGCAATGCGATCGTGGACGGCACCTTCGCCTCGGGTTTGCTGATCAAGAACAT
This genomic stretch from Massilia sp. 9096 harbors:
- a CDS encoding family 1 glycosylhydrolase, with amino-acid sequence MLRSQITNLTGESGRDHTVALDAPGWTACNVEFLRAPVCWPCDQLEESSLYTGFMFATGIENSIPTIGDGKIRVDEMAKCGHYKYWRKDFDLVQELGIRVLRYGPPLHLTWRGPNRYDWAFADETLGDLRRRNMVVIVDLCHFGVPDWIGNFQNPDFPALFADYARAFAERFPWVQLYTPVNEMSICAIFSALYGWWNEQMTTDRAFVTALKYIVKANIVAMREILEVRPDALFVQSESSEYFHAESPEAIGMAEIKNATRFLSLDLNYGRRVDSQMYEYLMDNGMTREEYHFFLDNNLKHHCIMGNDYYQTNEHHVNADGGTSASGEIFGYATITQQYFDRYRLPVMHTETNLAQGPAGDEAVRWLRKEWANVLSIRNSGVPVVGFTWYSLTDQVDWDTALRENNGRVNPLGLFDLDRNIRPVGVAYRDLIRAWGKVLPTQSACLQVPIALPNDYPDTVPMAAPAATDGGSEAASAAAPKNTE
- the dctA gene encoding C4-dicarboxylate transporter DctA produces the protein MLSSTTDAKAIERTTVRRWYKQLWIQVLVAMALGILTGHFFPDLGTKLQPLGDGFIKLIRMLIAPIIFSTVVLGIAKMDDMARVGRVAIKGLLYFEVMTTIALVIGLVVVNIWQPGAGMHVNASNLDTHSIKGYVAQGHEAGIIPFLMNIIPTTMVGSLAEGQILQVLLVSVLLGFALVRFGAAGKPVIDLLEALSQVFFGMVAIVMWAAPLGAFGAIAFTVGKYGAGALLSLGNLLLCFYVTCLIFIFAVLGPISRLCGFSLFKLMRYLREEILVCLATTSSESVLPRMLIKMEQLGCKSSVVGLIIPTGYSFNLDGTCLYLASVTVFLAQATNTPLDITQQIILLGVLLLTSKGAAGVAGAAFVVLAATLSTVGTIPVASVALILGVHRLLSEGLTPTNLIGNAVATIVISKWENALDSDQMHRVLNRE
- a CDS encoding porin; its protein translation is MSSPVPTAAGRAFACALGGTILCCAAASAQAQTNVQVYGLVGSYFGSIKRSDNVDRTTVVGSGGLTTSWWGIRGSEDLGDGTKAIFQLEQFFQPDTGGAGRSPTDPTGFSRSGWVGLSGSYGQLTIGRHTSPYYVSMQMVNPFGSSVVFSPLVVQSYVASFSNTVIGDTVWNNVIQYVAPTVGGLSTTIVYAPGEVAGNSSVNNAGVHLRYVHDKLTAVLSAQRVRTAAVAPSTGQEAYLAGMAYDAGWAKLYASAQATDNAVTNIRSRTWQLGTSVPVTAGGSILVSWAHTTQDNPKAVVGTHDTAGLGYDYFMSRRTDVYLTYLYDHIEGKVKGNSYALGIRHTF